From the Phoenix dactylifera cultivar Barhee BC4 chromosome 10, palm_55x_up_171113_PBpolish2nd_filt_p, whole genome shotgun sequence genome, one window contains:
- the LOC103696610 gene encoding alpha/beta hydrolase domain-containing protein 17C-like isoform X1, translating into MGGVTSSMAAKMAFFPPSPPTYEVVREGETGVVRLSRLPHRENVEVLRLPTRRGTEIVAVYVGNPMAASTVLYSHGNAADLGQMCELFIELSIHLRVNLLGYDYSGYGQSSGKPSEQNTYADIEAAHKCLIEKYGAKEEDIILYGQSVGSGPTVDLATRLPRLRAVVLHSPILSGLRVMYPVKRTYWFDIYKNIDKIPLVNCPVLIIHGTSDKVVDCSHGKQLWELCKEKYEPLWLKGGQHCDLELFPEFIRHLKKFISTVEKSPSQRNTWRKSIDRFEPSRRSTDCFEPSRKSTDRRDKPRPSTEKSRNNDYKYSNMDRLDKLKISFDHKEKSRRSVDCFEKSRKNTDQPDRGRKSVDRLDRIWAG; encoded by the exons ATGGGAGGGGTGACGTCGTCGATGGCGGCGAAGATGGCGTTCTTCCCGCCGAGTCCGCCGACGTACGAGGTGGTGAGGGAGGGGGAAACGGGGGTGGTGAGGCTGAGCCGGCTCCCGCACCGGGAGAACGTGGAGGTGCTGCGGCTGCCGACGAGGCGGGGGACGGAGATCGTCGCCGTGTACGTCGGCAACCCCATGGCGGCATCCACTGTGCTCTACTCCCACGGCAACGCCGCCGATCTCGGCCAGATGTGCGAGCTCTTCATCGAGCTCAGCATCCACCTCCGCGTCAACCTCTTGGG GTATGATTATTCTGGATACGGACAATCATCTGGAAAG CCAAGCGAACAAAACACTTATGCTGATATAGAAGCTGCCCACAAGTGCCTTATAGAGAAGTATGGCGCAAAGGAGGAAGACATCATCCTTTATGGCCAATCTGTTGGAAGTGGACCAACCGTGGATTTGGCAACTCGCTTGCCACGCTTGCGAGCTGTTGTTTTGCATAGCCCTATACTTTCTGGCTTAAGAGTGATGTATCCTGTAAAACGTACATACTGGTTCGACATTTATAAG AATATTGACAAAATCCCATTGGTCAATTGCCCTGTGCTGATAATTCAT GGAACATCAGATAAAGTTGTGGACTGCTCTCATGGCAAGCAGCTTTGGGAATTGTGTAAGGAGAAGTATGAGccattgtggctcaaaggaggacaaCACTGTGATTTAGAACTTTTTCCTGAGTTCATCAGACACCTCAAGAAATTCATATCTACAGTTGAGAAATCACCTTCCCAAAGAAACACTTGGAGAAAAAGCATAGATCGGTTCGAACCTTCCAGGAGGAGCACTGACTGTTTTGAACCATCCCGGAAGAGCACTGATCGGAGAGATAAACCAAGGCCTAGTACAGAAAAGTCGAGAAATAATGATTACAAATACAGCAATATGGACAGGTTGGACAAGCTAAAAATTTCATTCGACCATAAGGAGAAGTCCAGGAGGAGTGTAGATTGCTTTGAGAAGTCCAGAAAGAACACTGATCAACCGGACAGAGGACGGAAGAGTGTTGATAGATTGGACAGAATATGGGCTGGTTAA
- the LOC103696610 gene encoding alpha/beta hydrolase domain-containing protein 17C-like isoform X2: MGGVTSSMAAKMAFFPPSPPTYEVVREGETGVVRLSRLPHRENVEVLRLPTRRGTEIVAVYVGNPMAASTVLYSHGNAADLGQMCELFIELSIHLRVNLLGYDYSGYGQSSGKPSEQNTYADIEAAHKCLIEKYGAKEEDIILYGQSVGSGPTVDLATRLPRLRAVVLHSPILSGLRVMYPVKRTYWFDIYKNIDKIPLVNCPVLIIHIKLWTALMASSFGNCVRRSMSHCGSKEDNTVI, translated from the exons ATGGGAGGGGTGACGTCGTCGATGGCGGCGAAGATGGCGTTCTTCCCGCCGAGTCCGCCGACGTACGAGGTGGTGAGGGAGGGGGAAACGGGGGTGGTGAGGCTGAGCCGGCTCCCGCACCGGGAGAACGTGGAGGTGCTGCGGCTGCCGACGAGGCGGGGGACGGAGATCGTCGCCGTGTACGTCGGCAACCCCATGGCGGCATCCACTGTGCTCTACTCCCACGGCAACGCCGCCGATCTCGGCCAGATGTGCGAGCTCTTCATCGAGCTCAGCATCCACCTCCGCGTCAACCTCTTGGG GTATGATTATTCTGGATACGGACAATCATCTGGAAAG CCAAGCGAACAAAACACTTATGCTGATATAGAAGCTGCCCACAAGTGCCTTATAGAGAAGTATGGCGCAAAGGAGGAAGACATCATCCTTTATGGCCAATCTGTTGGAAGTGGACCAACCGTGGATTTGGCAACTCGCTTGCCACGCTTGCGAGCTGTTGTTTTGCATAGCCCTATACTTTCTGGCTTAAGAGTGATGTATCCTGTAAAACGTACATACTGGTTCGACATTTATAAG AATATTGACAAAATCCCATTGGTCAATTGCCCTGTGCTGATAATTCAT ATAAAGTTGTGGACTGCTCTCATGGCAAGCAGCTTTGGGAATTGTGTAAGGAGAAGTATGAGccattgtggctcaaaggaggacaaCACTGTGATTTAG